In Pseudomonas hamedanensis, a single window of DNA contains:
- a CDS encoding osmoprotectant ABC transporter ATP-binding protein OsmV: MIELQNLSKTFQSNGKDVKAVDSVSLTVNEGEICVFLGPSGCGKSTTLKMINRLIKPTSGKILINGEDTTDLDEVTLRRNIGYVIQQIGLFPNMTIEENIVVVPKLLGWDKQKCHDRARELMSMIKLEPKQYLHRYPRELSGGQQQRIGVIRALAADAPLLLMDEPFGAVDPINREMIQNEFFEMQRALNKTVIMVSHDIDEAIKLGDKIAIFRAGKLLQIDHPDTLLAHPADDFVSNFVGQDSTLKRLLLVKAEDAADNAPSVSPETPVADALELMDEHDRRYVVVTCAENKALGYVRRRDLHRQTGTCAQFLREFNATAAYDEHLRILLSRMYEFNRSWLPVMDAERVFLGEVTQESIAAYLSSGRSRGMKTNIVSPAETVVA; the protein is encoded by the coding sequence ATGATCGAACTTCAAAACCTCAGCAAAACTTTCCAAAGCAACGGCAAAGATGTCAAAGCCGTGGACTCGGTAAGCCTGACCGTCAATGAAGGCGAGATCTGCGTGTTCCTCGGGCCATCAGGTTGCGGCAAAAGCACCACGCTGAAAATGATCAACCGCCTGATCAAACCGACCTCGGGCAAGATCCTGATCAACGGCGAAGACACCACCGATCTCGACGAAGTGACCCTGCGCCGCAACATTGGCTACGTGATCCAGCAAATTGGTCTGTTCCCGAACATGACGATCGAAGAGAACATCGTCGTCGTGCCGAAACTGCTCGGCTGGGACAAACAGAAATGCCACGACCGCGCCCGCGAGCTGATGAGCATGATCAAGCTGGAACCCAAGCAGTATCTGCATCGCTACCCGCGTGAACTGTCCGGTGGTCAGCAACAGCGTATCGGAGTGATCCGCGCCCTGGCGGCCGACGCCCCGCTGCTGCTGATGGACGAGCCGTTCGGCGCCGTCGACCCGATCAACCGCGAGATGATCCAGAACGAGTTTTTCGAGATGCAGCGGGCGCTGAACAAGACGGTGATCATGGTCAGCCACGACATCGACGAGGCCATCAAACTGGGCGACAAGATCGCGATTTTCCGCGCCGGCAAACTGCTGCAGATTGATCATCCCGACACCCTGCTCGCGCATCCGGCAGACGACTTCGTCAGCAACTTCGTCGGTCAGGACAGCACGCTCAAGCGCCTTCTGCTGGTGAAGGCAGAAGACGCGGCGGACAACGCGCCGTCGGTCAGCCCGGAAACGCCGGTTGCCGATGCGCTGGAGTTGATGGACGAGCACGACCGCCGCTATGTCGTCGTCACTTGCGCCGAGAACAAGGCGCTGGGTTACGTGCGCCGTCGCGACCTGCACCGCCAGACCGGCACCTGCGCGCAATTCCTGCGCGAGTTCAACGCTACGGCGGCGTACGACGAGCACCTGCGCATCCTGTTGTCGCGCATGTATGAGTTCAACCGTTCCTGGCTGCCGGTGATGGATGCCGAGCGGGTGTTCCTTGGCGAGGTGACGCAGGAGTCGATTGCGGCTTACCTGAGCTCGGGGCGTTCGCGGGGGATGAAAACCAATATCGTCTCGCCGGCTGAGACTGTGGTCGCGTAA
- a CDS encoding type III PLP-dependent enzyme: protein MSINVEDYFARATFDKMKAFADKQETPFVVIDTAMIAQAYDDLRAGFEFAKVYYAVKANPAVEIIDLLKDKGSSFDIASIYELDKVMDRGVSADRISYGNTIKKSKDIRYFYEKGVRLFSTDSEADLRNIAKAAPGSKVYVRILTEGSTTADWPLSRKFGCQTDMAMDLLILARDLGLVPYGISFHVGSQQRDISVWDAAIAKVKVIFERLKEEDGIHLKLINMGGGFPANYITRTNSLETYAEEIIRFLKEDFGDDLPEIILEPGRSLIANAGILVSEVVLVARKSRTAVERWVYTDVGKFSGLIETMDEAIKFPIWTEKKGEMEEVVIAGPTCDSADIMYENYKYGLPLNLAIGDRLYWLSTGAYTTSYSAVEFNGFPPLKSYYV from the coding sequence ATGTCGATCAACGTCGAAGATTATTTCGCGCGCGCCACTTTTGACAAAATGAAGGCGTTCGCCGACAAACAGGAAACCCCGTTCGTGGTGATCGACACCGCGATGATCGCCCAGGCCTACGATGACCTGCGCGCCGGTTTCGAATTCGCCAAGGTCTACTACGCGGTGAAGGCCAACCCGGCCGTCGAGATCATCGACCTGCTCAAAGACAAAGGTTCGAGCTTCGACATCGCCTCGATCTACGAGCTGGACAAAGTGATGGATCGCGGCGTCAGCGCTGACCGTATCAGCTACGGCAACACCATCAAGAAATCCAAGGACATCCGCTACTTCTACGAGAAGGGCGTGCGTCTGTTCTCCACCGACTCCGAAGCCGACCTGCGTAACATCGCCAAGGCGGCACCGGGTTCGAAAGTTTACGTGCGCATCCTTACCGAAGGCTCGACCACCGCTGACTGGCCGCTGTCGCGCAAGTTCGGCTGCCAGACCGACATGGCCATGGACCTGCTGATCCTCGCCCGCGACCTGGGCCTGGTGCCGTACGGCATCTCGTTCCACGTCGGCTCGCAACAGCGCGACATCAGCGTCTGGGACGCGGCGATCGCCAAGGTCAAAGTGATCTTCGAGCGCTTGAAAGAAGAAGACGGCATCCACCTGAAGCTGATCAACATGGGCGGTGGCTTCCCGGCCAACTACATCACCCGCACCAACAGCCTGGAAACCTATGCCGAAGAAATCATCCGTTTCCTCAAAGAAGACTTCGGAGATGACCTGCCGGAGATCATTCTGGAGCCGGGCCGTTCGCTGATCGCCAACGCCGGTATTCTGGTCAGCGAAGTGGTGCTGGTTGCGCGCAAATCGCGTACCGCCGTCGAGCGCTGGGTTTATACCGATGTGGGCAAGTTCTCCGGCCTGATCGAAACCATGGACGAAGCGATCAAGTTTCCGATCTGGACCGAAAAGAAAGGCGAGATGGAAGAAGTCGTGATCGCCGGCCCGACCTGCGACAGCGCCGACATCATGTACGAGAACTACAAGTACGGCTTGCCGCTGAACCTGGCGATCGGTGATCGTCTGTACTGGTTGTCGACCGGTGCGTATACCACCAGTTACAGCGCTGTTGAGTTCAATGGGTTTCCGCCGTTGAAATCATATTACGTATAA
- a CDS encoding alpha-xenorhabdolysin family binary toxin subunit A — MQTSSSKLVTKNDIKKIKDYISTAHSLPRTIADVETQLKAKNTGIVGLEPFDIVELNHKIINNASSWNDIEYSMKRVGGSLATFSEDLENFGQEIIDAISTMPGYLNYLGTINTLTEDEINSLPPLEIGKAEKNRFGSIQESLVFIADSIDEKKLNSQDVITRLQYFKAELNNTVAPGIGSKMKLANNNEINRQITDLNLAIDNAQARLDEKIREAEPNFFQHFLAFMSPYPKGAYLAFEIFEIKNIAPLREQRDQLIEQVKQKDILAGTLLQLHTDLDSLLIYVDGAVQSASQLETVWASISEYINASKNKVMGMHDFLTLRSFVSSLRVVLKNWKTIQTHSNALIAAFD, encoded by the coding sequence GTGCAAACGAGCTCAAGCAAGTTAGTAACAAAAAATGATATTAAAAAAATCAAGGACTACATTTCGACCGCGCATTCCCTACCCCGCACGATCGCGGATGTAGAAACGCAGTTAAAGGCAAAAAATACCGGCATTGTCGGGCTTGAGCCATTTGATATTGTCGAACTGAACCATAAGATCATCAACAACGCGAGCTCGTGGAATGATATCGAATACTCCATGAAGCGCGTCGGTGGCAGCCTCGCAACATTCTCGGAGGACTTGGAAAACTTTGGACAGGAAATCATCGACGCCATCTCGACCATGCCCGGTTACCTGAATTACCTCGGTACCATCAACACGCTCACCGAGGATGAAATAAACAGTCTGCCGCCACTGGAAATAGGCAAGGCAGAGAAAAACAGATTTGGCTCCATCCAGGAGTCGCTGGTGTTTATCGCCGATTCTATTGATGAGAAGAAGCTGAACAGTCAGGACGTGATAACGCGCCTGCAGTACTTCAAGGCCGAACTCAACAATACCGTCGCTCCAGGCATCGGCAGCAAGATGAAACTGGCTAACAATAACGAGATCAATCGACAGATCACCGATTTGAACCTGGCCATTGATAACGCTCAAGCGCGCCTCGATGAGAAGATTCGAGAGGCCGAACCAAATTTCTTCCAGCACTTCCTGGCTTTTATGAGCCCCTACCCGAAGGGTGCTTATCTGGCCTTTGAAATATTCGAGATCAAGAATATTGCTCCATTGCGCGAGCAACGGGACCAACTGATAGAACAGGTTAAACAAAAAGACATTCTCGCCGGTACTCTTCTGCAGTTGCACACCGACCTTGACAGTCTCTTAATCTATGTCGACGGCGCTGTCCAGAGCGCTTCGCAACTTGAAACAGTCTGGGCATCAATCTCCGAATATATCAACGCTTCAAAAAACAAAGTAATGGGGATGCATGACTTCCTCACGCTGAGAAGCTTCGTTTCAAGCTTGCGTGTTGTCTTGAAAAACTGGAAGACCATCCAGACCCATTCGAATGCTTTGATCGCTGCGTTCGACTGA
- a CDS encoding alpha-xenorhabdolysin family binary toxin subunit B, producing the protein MELASYLLPDLAIVHNSREAIRYQAIVGSANLYIRALGNELVGLNAAIGHADQLAANAISSAIIALETGELRENLQALTALKARQTDTQTLNAIKVYSTISSQLMDLCTDQVSQLHEKLEDGVYNVQSATISNNRFRLAELADARVGLEQQLIAEQKPLVEMNAGLTVLNNAIAEFEKLTIIDRLKPLLDQLKTLAGNKPATPQSAAMEAGIIVASKFLDEANELIKYQSLTEARNIVQTRIAQREERLSALTSQLRENDSRTLQLNDTQKVIPHRQAYIGETNKLIDALYGFLDTVMYAPRHDVEARGELMLKNSQTLRSYMNKLQGRWLRG; encoded by the coding sequence ATGGAACTTGCAAGTTATCTGCTCCCCGATCTAGCCATTGTTCACAACAGCCGTGAAGCCATCCGATATCAGGCAATTGTTGGCTCCGCCAATCTGTACATCAGAGCTTTGGGCAACGAACTGGTCGGACTCAATGCAGCGATTGGCCACGCAGACCAACTGGCCGCCAATGCCATTAGCAGCGCCATCATTGCACTGGAAACCGGCGAGTTGCGCGAGAACCTGCAAGCGCTGACAGCGTTGAAGGCGCGTCAAACAGACACCCAGACCCTGAATGCCATAAAGGTTTACTCGACAATCTCCAGTCAACTGATGGACCTGTGCACTGACCAGGTTTCGCAATTGCACGAAAAACTTGAAGACGGCGTCTACAACGTCCAGAGCGCAACCATCAGTAACAATCGCTTCAGGCTGGCTGAGCTTGCCGATGCCAGAGTCGGCCTGGAACAACAACTCATTGCCGAGCAGAAGCCCCTCGTCGAAATGAACGCCGGTTTGACCGTGCTGAACAACGCGATCGCTGAATTCGAGAAGCTGACAATCATCGACCGCCTCAAACCACTGCTGGATCAACTGAAAACGTTGGCTGGCAACAAACCGGCAACGCCTCAAAGCGCCGCAATGGAGGCGGGTATTATTGTTGCCAGCAAGTTTCTGGACGAGGCCAATGAGCTGATCAAATACCAGAGCCTGACCGAGGCCCGGAACATCGTTCAAACCCGCATCGCGCAGCGCGAAGAACGCTTATCGGCTTTGACCAGCCAGCTACGTGAGAACGACAGCAGAACACTGCAACTGAACGACACGCAAAAAGTCATTCCCCACCGACAGGCCTATATCGGTGAAACCAACAAACTGATCGACGCGCTGTATGGCTTTCTCGATACGGTTATGTATGCGCCCCGCCATGACGTTGAGGCCCGCGGCGAGCTCATGCTCAAAAACAGCCAGACACTGCGCAGCTACATGAACAAGCTTCAGGGACGCTGGTTACGCGGCTGA
- a CDS encoding tetratricopeptide repeat protein: protein MSFHLRREEVLDVADLPAMLEESPGRAAQAILLAAGEGEVEAQALLGQILLDGRGIAQDQPLALRWFGIAAGRGHLMARNMLGRCHEHGWGCMADASVAAQHYRIAAEAGLDWAMYNLANLLATGRGVAVDHLQALVLYRRAAELGHAKSMNLLGRYLEEGQVCPADPLAARDWYRHSAEAGDFRGQFSYAAVLADAGRIEEAISWLNAALNKGNLSFLRVSSESLLASPDPAIRSMAQAYRERMTLLRARTVASHLQ from the coding sequence ATGAGCTTCCACCTGCGCCGCGAGGAAGTGCTCGACGTTGCTGATCTGCCAGCGATGCTCGAAGAAAGCCCGGGCCGTGCTGCACAGGCGATTCTGCTGGCGGCAGGTGAAGGCGAAGTCGAAGCGCAGGCGTTGCTCGGGCAGATTTTGCTCGACGGCCGAGGCATCGCCCAGGATCAACCGCTGGCGTTGCGCTGGTTCGGCATCGCTGCCGGGCGTGGGCATCTGATGGCGCGCAACATGCTCGGGCGGTGTCATGAGCATGGTTGGGGGTGTATGGCGGATGCGTCGGTGGCGGCGCAGCATTATCGGATCGCCGCCGAGGCCGGGCTGGATTGGGCGATGTACAACCTTGCCAATCTGCTGGCCACCGGGCGCGGTGTCGCAGTTGATCATCTGCAGGCGTTGGTGCTGTATCGACGCGCGGCTGAACTGGGCCATGCGAAATCGATGAATCTGCTGGGGCGCTATCTGGAGGAAGGGCAGGTGTGCCCGGCGGATCCGCTAGCCGCCCGCGACTGGTATCGGCATTCGGCCGAGGCGGGAGATTTTCGTGGCCAGTTCAGCTATGCGGCGGTGTTGGCGGATGCGGGGAGGATTGAAGAGGCCATCAGTTGGCTCAATGCAGCGTTGAACAAAGGTAACCTGTCTTTTCTTCGTGTCAGCAGTGAGTCGCTGCTGGCTTCCCCCGATCCAGCCATCCGCAGCATGGCTCAGGCGTATCGTGAGCGAATGACATTACTGAGAGCCCGCACTGTTGCCTCTCATCTGCAATGA
- a CDS encoding Fe2+-dependent dioxygenase, which produces MLLHIPGLFAKEEVQRIRQALEQADWADGKITAGFQSAKAKHNLQLPEGHPLAKEIGAAMLERLWKNPLFMSAALPHKVFPPLVNCYTAGGSFDFHIDNAVRQPKGSIERVRTDLSATLFFSEPEDYDGGELEIQDTYGTQRVKLPAGDLVLYPGTSLHKVNAVTRGARYASFFWTQSLVREDSQRALLFEMDGAIQQLTHDVPDHPSLIRLTGTYHNLLRRWVEV; this is translated from the coding sequence ATGCTGCTGCACATCCCCGGACTGTTCGCAAAAGAAGAGGTGCAGCGCATTCGCCAGGCTCTGGAGCAGGCGGATTGGGCCGATGGCAAAATCACTGCGGGCTTTCAATCGGCCAAGGCCAAGCACAACCTGCAACTGCCTGAAGGCCACCCACTGGCCAAGGAAATCGGCGCGGCGATGCTCGAACGGCTGTGGAAAAATCCACTGTTCATGTCTGCCGCACTGCCGCACAAGGTGTTCCCACCGTTAGTCAACTGTTACACCGCGGGCGGCAGTTTCGATTTCCATATCGACAACGCCGTGCGCCAGCCCAAGGGCAGCATCGAGCGGGTGCGCACTGATCTGTCGGCGACACTGTTTTTCAGCGAGCCGGAGGATTACGACGGCGGTGAGCTGGAAATTCAGGACACCTACGGTACGCAACGGGTGAAGCTGCCGGCCGGCGACTTGGTGTTGTACCCGGGCACCAGCTTGCATAAAGTCAATGCGGTCACCCGTGGCGCGCGTTATGCGTCGTTTTTCTGGACGCAAAGTCTGGTGCGCGAAGACAGCCAGCGCGCGTTGCTGTTCGAGATGGACGGTGCGATTCAGCAGCTGACGCATGACGTTCCCGATCACCCTTCGCTGATCCGCCTCACTGGCACCTATCACAACCTGTTGCGACGCTGGGTCGAGGTATGA
- a CDS encoding TonB-dependent receptor, translating to MARLHAQLPVSSPRLLASAIGVAITAGSAGQMVFAAEKTESKASGNAIALDATAITGEAQDPTSYQVEKASSPKYTAPLVDTPRSVTVIPQQVLKDTGALNMQDALRTVPGITFGAGEGGNPQGDRPFIRGFDAQGDTYLDGVRDTGAQSREIFAVENIEVSKGPNSAIGGRGAAGGSINLVSKKAHLGNSFDGGFTYGSDQTQRYTLDGNYQFSDSAAGRLNLMSHESNVAGRDKVDYDRWGIAPSLAFGLGTDTRVNLDYYHLESNDTPDSGIPYTLSNPRTKSNPDKPYAGGDHENFYGLDRDFRKGRTDTATFAIEHDLNDALTIKNTLRHGTSMQDYILTQPDDSKGNVNNGSVWRRANTRVSNTETTTNQTDLFGTFYVAGFKNSFSTGVEYTREQSEKSSYNVNTDTTPRTGAVTTNCNPGLIGAPSGYNCTSLSNPNPNDPWNGAISRNYAGTDTQADTYALYVFDTLELSEQWLVNMGLRYDHFDTDYKTYNAAGRTTSKGDDTSEFVTGQFGVVYKPAENGSIYASYATSATPPGNTLGEGQEGNPLGGTPDRSGNLLSSDMEPETTKNYEIGTKWDLLNDRLSLTADIFRTEKENARVQVDTSSYENAGKTRVQGFELSASGKLTDKWQVFAGYAFMDSEQVDGGPMGRANDGNDLPNTPKNSASLWTTYQVTPKLTIGGGAFYVDDVYGSVANTTMVDSYVRYDAMAAYKLTKNVDLQLNVQNLTDETYYDKAFSTHFANQAAGRTALLSTNFHF from the coding sequence ATGGCACGTCTACACGCTCAATTACCGGTCAGTTCACCACGTCTGCTCGCTTCTGCGATCGGTGTGGCAATCACCGCCGGCTCCGCTGGCCAGATGGTATTCGCTGCGGAAAAAACCGAGAGCAAAGCCTCCGGCAATGCCATCGCCCTGGACGCTACCGCCATCACCGGCGAAGCGCAGGACCCGACGTCCTATCAGGTCGAAAAAGCCTCCTCGCCCAAGTACACCGCCCCGCTGGTCGACACGCCGCGCTCGGTCACTGTGATTCCACAACAGGTGCTCAAAGACACCGGCGCCCTGAACATGCAGGATGCGCTGCGCACCGTGCCAGGCATCACTTTCGGCGCCGGTGAAGGCGGCAACCCGCAGGGCGACCGTCCGTTCATCCGTGGTTTCGATGCTCAGGGTGACACCTACCTCGACGGCGTGCGCGACACCGGTGCGCAGAGCCGCGAAATCTTCGCGGTGGAAAACATCGAAGTCAGCAAAGGCCCGAACTCGGCCATTGGCGGCCGTGGCGCGGCGGGTGGCAGCATCAACCTGGTGAGCAAGAAGGCCCACTTGGGCAACTCGTTCGACGGCGGCTTCACCTACGGCTCCGACCAGACCCAGCGCTACACCCTCGACGGCAATTATCAGTTCAGCGACAGCGCTGCCGGCCGCCTCAACCTGATGAGCCACGAGAGCAACGTCGCCGGTCGCGACAAGGTCGACTACGACCGTTGGGGTATCGCGCCGTCCCTGGCGTTCGGCCTGGGCACCGACACCCGCGTCAACCTCGATTACTACCATCTGGAAAGCAACGACACCCCGGATTCTGGCATTCCGTATACGCTGTCGAACCCGCGCACCAAGTCCAATCCGGACAAGCCGTACGCCGGCGGTGACCATGAGAACTTCTACGGTCTGGACCGCGACTTCCGCAAGGGCCGCACCGACACCGCGACGTTCGCCATCGAGCATGACCTGAACGATGCGCTGACGATCAAGAACACCCTGCGCCACGGCACCAGCATGCAGGATTACATCCTCACTCAGCCGGACGACAGCAAGGGCAACGTCAACAACGGCAGCGTCTGGCGTCGCGCCAATACTCGGGTGAGCAACACCGAGACCACCACCAACCAGACCGACCTGTTCGGCACCTTCTACGTGGCCGGTTTCAAAAACAGCTTCTCCACCGGTGTCGAATACACCCGCGAGCAGAGCGAGAAATCCTCGTACAACGTCAACACTGACACCACGCCGCGCACCGGCGCTGTGACCACCAACTGCAACCCGGGCCTGATCGGCGCGCCGAGCGGTTACAACTGCACCTCGCTGTCGAACCCGAACCCGAACGATCCGTGGAACGGTGCGATCTCGCGCAACTACGCCGGCACCGACACCCAGGCCGACACTTACGCGCTGTACGTGTTCGACACGCTGGAGTTGTCCGAGCAGTGGCTGGTGAACATGGGCCTGCGTTACGACCATTTCGATACCGATTACAAAACCTACAACGCCGCCGGCCGCACCACCTCCAAGGGCGATGACACCAGCGAGTTCGTCACCGGTCAGTTCGGCGTGGTCTACAAGCCGGCGGAAAACGGCAGCATCTATGCCTCCTACGCCACCTCCGCGACCCCGCCGGGCAACACCCTCGGCGAAGGCCAGGAAGGCAACCCGTTGGGCGGTACACCGGATCGCAGCGGCAACCTGCTGAGCAGCGACATGGAGCCGGAAACCACCAAGAACTACGAGATCGGCACCAAGTGGGATCTGCTCAACGATCGCCTGTCGCTGACCGCTGACATCTTCCGCACCGAGAAAGAAAATGCCCGCGTGCAGGTCGACACCAGCTCGTACGAGAACGCCGGCAAGACCCGCGTGCAAGGCTTCGAACTGTCGGCCAGCGGCAAGCTCACCGATAAATGGCAGGTGTTCGCCGGTTACGCGTTCATGGACAGCGAGCAGGTTGACGGCGGACCGATGGGTCGCGCCAACGACGGCAATGATCTGCCGAACACGCCGAAAAACAGCGCCAGCTTGTGGACCACTTATCAGGTCACGCCGAAGCTGACCATCGGTGGTGGCGCGTTCTACGTCGACGACGTCTACGGCAGTGTGGCGAATACCACGATGGTCGACTCGTATGTGCGTTACGACGCGATGGCCGCCTACAAGCTGACCAAGAATGTCGACCTGCAACTCAACGTGCAGAACCTGACCGACGAAACCTATTACGACAAGGCCTTCTCGACCCACTTCGCCAACCAGGCGGCGGGACGGACGGCGCTGTTGAGCACCAATTTCCACTTCTGA
- a CDS encoding PepSY domain-containing protein — translation MLKKTLFQLHWFFGITAGLVLALMGITGAAYSFQDEILRALNPSVLQVEKQVAGVLPPVELVERIEAESGKKVAMLWVEIDSGHAARVFFTPPKGERRGEMRYFDPYTAEFKGDATGQDFFGLMLQLHRFLAMGDTGRNITGACTLMLLFFCLSGLYLRWPRQWNSWRVWLTLDWKKKGRAFNWDLHSVAGTWCLLVYLLLALTGLSWSYEWYNKGLTRLLSDAPQNERVRGGRGPAPEGPAPTADYAAMWSSIYSAAGPGLAAYNIRMPAVAGQPATVFYLLDSSPHDRALNQITLDPATGVVKRVDRYAEKSFKAQLLTSIYALHVGSYFGLVGRIIVTLAAVCMPLFFITGWLLYLDRRRKKKHIKDARKGLEQPASEASAWLIGFASQSGFAEQLAWQTAGQLQAAGLPVKVQPLANVSEQDLRDSSNALFVVSTFGDGEAPDSARGFERKVLGKASALDSLNYAVLGLGDRQYQHFCGFAKRLHQWLSEHGGKSLFAPVEVDSGDPYALRHWQTQLGQLTGQAPAETWQAPSYANWTLLRRELMNPDSSGAPVYLLGLKAPDTSSWLAGDLVEVLPRNCPWAIEHFLDGLGIRGETIVKVNGLDEPLEVALASRQLPEHRAHLVGLHAQALVDAMVPLAMREYSIASIAADGVLELIVRQEQHSDGSLGVGSGWLTEHAPVGGSISLRVRRNSGFHLPNEPLPMILLGNGTGLAGLRSLLKARIADGQQRQWLLFGERNREHDFLCRAELEEWLINGDLARLDLAFSRDQAEKVYVQDRLRELADELKQWLADGAVIYICGSLQGMASGVDQALTDILGSAEVERLIEQGRYRRDVY, via the coding sequence GTGTTGAAGAAAACCCTGTTCCAGTTGCACTGGTTTTTTGGCATCACCGCAGGCCTGGTGCTGGCCCTGATGGGCATCACCGGCGCGGCCTATTCCTTTCAGGACGAAATCCTGCGGGCGCTCAATCCGTCGGTGTTGCAGGTGGAAAAACAGGTCGCTGGGGTGCTGCCGCCGGTTGAACTGGTAGAACGTATCGAAGCCGAGTCCGGCAAAAAAGTCGCGATGCTCTGGGTCGAGATCGACAGCGGCCACGCCGCGCGGGTGTTCTTCACCCCACCGAAGGGTGAACGGCGTGGCGAGATGCGCTACTTCGATCCGTACACCGCCGAGTTCAAGGGCGACGCCACCGGCCAGGACTTTTTCGGCCTGATGCTGCAACTGCACCGCTTTCTGGCGATGGGTGATACCGGGCGTAACATCACTGGCGCCTGCACCCTGATGCTGCTGTTCTTCTGCCTTTCCGGTTTGTATCTGCGTTGGCCACGTCAGTGGAACAGCTGGCGCGTGTGGCTGACCCTGGATTGGAAAAAGAAGGGTCGCGCGTTCAATTGGGACCTGCACTCGGTGGCCGGTACCTGGTGTCTGCTGGTGTATCTGCTGCTGGCCTTGACCGGGTTGTCGTGGTCGTACGAGTGGTACAACAAGGGCCTGACCCGGCTGCTTTCCGACGCGCCGCAAAACGAGCGTGTGCGCGGTGGTCGCGGCCCGGCGCCGGAAGGACCGGCGCCGACGGCTGACTACGCAGCGATGTGGAGCAGCATCTACAGCGCCGCCGGCCCCGGCCTGGCCGCCTACAACATTCGCATGCCGGCGGTGGCCGGCCAACCGGCGACGGTGTTCTATCTGCTCGACAGTTCGCCCCACGACCGCGCGCTGAACCAGATCACCCTCGACCCGGCCACCGGCGTGGTCAAACGCGTTGATCGCTATGCAGAAAAAAGCTTCAAGGCACAACTGCTGACCAGCATTTATGCGCTGCACGTCGGCAGCTATTTCGGTCTGGTCGGACGCATCATCGTCACGCTGGCAGCGGTGTGCATGCCGCTGTTCTTCATCACCGGCTGGCTGCTGTATCTCGACCGTCGGCGCAAGAAAAAGCACATCAAGGACGCACGAAAAGGTCTTGAACAACCGGCCAGCGAGGCTTCGGCGTGGCTGATCGGCTTCGCCAGCCAAAGCGGTTTCGCCGAGCAACTGGCGTGGCAGACCGCCGGCCAATTGCAGGCCGCCGGGTTGCCGGTAAAGGTGCAGCCGCTGGCCAATGTCAGCGAGCAGGATTTGCGTGATTCGAGCAACGCCTTGTTTGTGGTCAGCACCTTCGGTGACGGCGAAGCGCCGGACAGTGCGCGCGGTTTTGAGCGCAAGGTTCTCGGTAAGGCCTCTGCGCTCGACAGCCTGAATTATGCGGTGCTGGGTCTTGGCGATCGTCAGTATCAGCACTTCTGCGGCTTCGCCAAACGCCTGCACCAGTGGCTAAGCGAACACGGGGGCAAGTCGCTATTTGCCCCGGTGGAAGTCGACAGCGGCGATCCCTACGCCCTGCGCCACTGGCAGACGCAACTCGGCCAGCTCACCGGGCAAGCACCGGCCGAAACCTGGCAGGCGCCGAGCTACGCCAACTGGACGCTGCTGCGCCGCGAACTGATGAACCCCGACAGCAGCGGTGCGCCGGTTTACCTGCTCGGTCTAAAAGCGCCGGACACCAGCAGTTGGCTGGCCGGCGATCTGGTCGAAGTGCTGCCGCGCAACTGCCCTTGGGCCATCGAACATTTCCTCGACGGCCTCGGCATCCGAGGCGAGACCATCGTCAAGGTCAACGGCCTCGACGAGCCGCTGGAAGTAGCTCTGGCCTCGCGCCAGCTACCGGAACACCGCGCGCACCTGGTCGGCCTGCATGCGCAAGCGCTGGTCGATGCGATGGTGCCGCTGGCCATGCGCGAATATTCGATCGCCTCAATCGCCGCCGATGGCGTGCTGGAGCTGATCGTGCGCCAGGAACAGCACAGCGACGGCAGCCTCGGCGTCGGCTCTGGCTGGCTCACCGAGCATGCGCCAGTGGGCGGCAGTATCAGCCTGCGCGTGCGACGCAACAGTGGTTTCCATCTGCCGAACGAACCGCTGCCGATGATTCTGCTGGGCAACGGCACCGGTCTGGCGGGTTTGCGCAGCTTGCTCAAGGCACGCATTGCCGACGGCCAGCAGCGCCAGTGGCTGCTGTTTGGCGAGCGCAATCGCGAGCACGATTTCCTCTGCCGCGCCGAACTGGAGGAGTGGTTGATCAACGGTGATCTGGCACGGCTGGACCTGGCCTTCTCGCGGGATCAGGCCGAGAAGGTTTATGTGCAGGATCGCTTGCGTGAGTTGGCGGATGAATTGAAGCAATGGCTGGCTGATGGTGCCGTCATCTATATTTGCGGCAGCCTTCAAGGGATGGCCTCAGGCGTGGACCAGGCACTCACCGACATCCTCGGCAGCGCTGAAGTCGAACGCCTGATCGAACAGGGCCGCTATCGCCGCGACGTTTACTGA